AAAGTAGTAAAGATGAACAGGATCAGGATAGAAATTAAATGGGCGGTTGTATTCCTTATCGTTTCCTTATTGTGGATGGTACTCGAAAAATTATGCGGACTTCACAGTACACACATTGATAAGCATCAGTATCTGACCATGTTGTTTATGATACCCGCCATCTGGATTTACGTCCTGGCGCTTAAAGACAAAAAGAAAAATTATTACAACGGTGTGATGAATTTCAGGCAGGGACTCCTGTCCGGTATGATTATCACGCTGATAGTAACCATTTTTAGTCCGCTTACCCAATGGATAATCTCGACTATTATTACCCCGGAATATTTCCCGAACGTTATTGAATATTCGCTTAAAACCGGATATCATAAAACAAGAGCGGAAGCTGAAGCCTATTTTAACCTGGAGAATTATATGATTCAGAGTACTATAGGCGCAATCATGATGGGAACAGTCACTTCGCTGATTGTCGCTTTTTTTGTAAAAAGCAAATCCGGACCTGAAGCAAACAGGTCTTAAGT
This region of Flavobacterium inviolabile genomic DNA includes:
- a CDS encoding DUF4199 domain-containing protein translates to MNRIRIEIKWAVVFLIVSLLWMVLEKLCGLHSTHIDKHQYLTMLFMIPAIWIYVLALKDKKKNYYNGVMNFRQGLLSGMIITLIVTIFSPLTQWIISTIITPEYFPNVIEYSLKTGYHKTRAEAEAYFNLENYMIQSTIGAIMMGTVTSLIVAFFVKSKSGPEANRS